In Miscanthus floridulus cultivar M001 chromosome 5, ASM1932011v1, whole genome shotgun sequence, one genomic interval encodes:
- the LOC136451571 gene encoding histone H4, with protein sequence MSGRGKGGKGLGKGGAKRHRKVLRDNIQGITKPAIRRLARRGGVKRISGLIYEETRGVLKIFLENVIRDAVTYTEHARRKTVTAMDVVYALKRQGRTLYGFGG encoded by the coding sequence ATGTCAGGGCGCGGCAAGGGCGGCAAGGGCCTGGGCAAGGGCGGCGCGAAGCGTCACCGGAAGGTGCTCCGCGACAACATCCAGGGGATCACGAAGCCGGCGATCCGGAGGCTGGCGCGGAGAGGCGGCGTGAAGCGCATCTCCGGGCTCATCTACGAGGAGACCCGCGGCGTGCTCAAGATCTTCCTCGAGAACGTCATCCGCGACGCCGTCACCTACACTGAGCACGCGCGCCGCAAGACCGTCACCGCCATGGACGTCGTCTACGCGCTCAAGCGCCAGGGCCGCACCCTCTACGGCTTCGGCGGCTAG